The proteins below come from a single Thermodesulfovibrionales bacterium genomic window:
- a CDS encoding ATP-binding protein translates to MPLSLKQKLVLMMVGLSFILTSLLLILYYQAERILYKNLEAQIEDLSKIIQVGVEELTGSSDEKRLKDYLSRLKSKGIKEVSIISHTDEILASTNPEKSGSTINPTKKEMIIRAELGEPVTAEGRTYNVIVPVIMNNEHYGYLHLKINTEDFSSMLRSNLYNRILVTLIVFGAGIVMIVFLSTRYTRPIQEIIVAVRNIMAGEYNYTMKINTPGEIGELSENIERMKRLLEGQQRLQENLRKAEHLATVGQFAREIAHEVRNPLNFINLTIDHVKTKLLKNSDFIKEAELLEAVKREVHRLDNLVNNFLEYAKPLILKKQRIDTGKLLTEIIELIKAKAEASGIEIITEFSTLPFIDADPDLLKTALMNIIKNAFEAMPEGGTLTLRTGIEADNFYIEISDNGEGIPEDRLTKVFDPFFTTKEKGLGLGLTTTKRIIEEHGGRIFIKSKGGTDVKLIFGRDRQGDIF, encoded by the coding sequence ATGCCTCTGAGCCTCAAGCAGAAGCTTGTCCTCATGATGGTTGGTCTTTCGTTTATTCTTACAAGTCTGCTTCTGATTCTTTACTACCAGGCTGAAAGAATTCTCTACAAAAATCTCGAAGCCCAGATAGAGGACCTTTCAAAGATAATTCAGGTAGGTGTTGAAGAACTTACAGGTTCCTCAGATGAAAAACGACTGAAGGACTATCTTTCAAGACTGAAATCAAAGGGTATAAAAGAGGTTTCCATAATAAGCCATACTGATGAGATTCTTGCAAGTACAAATCCTGAAAAATCAGGAAGTACCATTAACCCAACAAAAAAAGAGATGATAATAAGGGCAGAACTTGGAGAGCCTGTTACCGCTGAGGGAAGGACGTATAATGTAATTGTCCCTGTGATCATGAACAATGAACACTATGGATACCTTCATCTAAAGATAAATACCGAGGATTTTTCCAGTATGCTAAGGTCAAATCTTTATAACAGAATATTAGTAACCCTGATTGTTTTTGGAGCTGGCATTGTCATGATTGTTTTTTTATCCACAAGATACACAAGACCCATCCAGGAGATTATAGTGGCTGTAAGAAATATAATGGCAGGAGAATACAACTATACCATGAAGATTAATACTCCCGGAGAGATAGGCGAACTTAGCGAGAATATTGAGAGAATGAAGAGGCTCCTTGAAGGACAGCAGAGGCTCCAGGAGAATCTCAGAAAGGCAGAACATCTTGCCACTGTCGGTCAGTTTGCAAGAGAAATTGCACATGAGGTAAGGAACCCTTTAAATTTTATTAATCTCACCATTGACCATGTAAAAACAAAATTATTAAAAAATAGTGATTTCATTAAGGAAGCAGAACTCCTGGAGGCTGTCAAGAGGGAAGTTCACAGGCTTGATAATCTCGTGAATAATTTTCTTGAATATGCAAAACCACTAATTCTGAAAAAACAGAGGATTGATACAGGAAAACTCCTGACAGAGATAATAGAACTCATAAAGGCAAAAGCAGAGGCTTCAGGGATTGAGATTATAACGGAATTCAGCACCCTGCCATTTATTGATGCAGATCCCGATCTTCTTAAGACAGCTTTAATGAACATCATAAAAAACGCCTTTGAGGCAATGCCGGAGGGAGGGACATTGACCCTTAGGACTGGGATCGAGGCAGATAATTTTTACATTGAGATCTCTGATAATGGTGAAGGTATTCCAGAAGACCGGCTTACAAAGGTATTTGACCCTTTCTTCACAACTAAAGAGAAGGGTCTCGGGCTGGGCCTCACAACGACCAAAAGAATTATAGAGGAACACGGAGGAAGGATTTTCATAAAAAGTAAAGGTGGTACAGACGTAAAATTGATTTTTGGTCGGGATCGCCAAGGAGATATTTTTTGA
- a CDS encoding deoxyguanosinetriphosphate triphosphohydrolase, whose amino-acid sequence MTIREIIEDIEKKNLHPKACLSSRSKGRLRDEPEDEIRTCFQRDRDRIIHSKAFRRLKHKTQVFLAPKGDHYRTRLTHVLEVSQIARTIARALRLNEDLTEAIALGHDLGHTPFGHAGEAALREIHPGGFDHYLQSLRVVDVLEKDGKGLNLTIEVRDGIVKHSKGKGMIIPENPKDRAITLEGQIVRVADIIAYVNHDLDDALRAGVIKKSEIPSSVLKLLGETHSKRIDTAVKDIIRNSLKDELSEIRMSSEVSEAIYKLRDFLFERVYESEVILNEFKKTKKIIQELYAYYLDHTDEIYRDTPLEKKQERHRIVCDFIAGMTDRFALSTYERLFLPRGWAVY is encoded by the coding sequence ATGACTATAAGGGAAATAATTGAGGATATTGAAAAAAAGAACCTACATCCAAAGGCCTGCCTGAGTTCCAGATCAAAGGGAAGACTGAGAGATGAACCAGAGGATGAAATAAGAACATGTTTTCAGCGTGACAGGGACCGCATTATCCACAGCAAGGCCTTCAGAAGACTGAAACACAAAACTCAGGTCTTTCTTGCTCCGAAAGGAGATCATTACAGAACGAGGCTCACCCATGTGCTTGAGGTTTCACAGATAGCAAGGACAATAGCAAGGGCCTTGAGACTAAATGAAGACCTTACAGAGGCAATTGCCCTCGGTCACGACCTGGGCCATACACCTTTTGGACATGCTGGAGAGGCAGCCCTGAGAGAGATTCATCCTGGAGGTTTTGACCATTATCTTCAGAGCCTGAGAGTGGTAGATGTGCTGGAAAAAGATGGAAAGGGCCTGAACCTAACCATTGAGGTAAGAGACGGGATTGTGAAACATTCAAAAGGCAAGGGAATGATTATTCCTGAAAATCCTAAAGACAGGGCAATAACCCTTGAAGGGCAGATAGTCAGGGTTGCTGATATAATTGCCTATGTGAATCACGACCTTGATGATGCCCTGAGAGCGGGAGTAATAAAAAAATCAGAGATTCCATCTTCTGTGTTAAAGCTCCTCGGCGAGACTCACTCAAAGAGGATAGATACTGCTGTAAAGGATATAATAAGGAATTCTCTCAAGGACGAACTTTCAGAAATCAGGATGAGTTCAGAAGTCTCCGAGGCTATTTATAAATTGAGGGATTTTCTCTTTGAGCGTGTTTATGAGAGTGAAGTGATACTGAATGAGTTTAAAAAGACAAAAAAGATTATCCAGGAGCTCTATGCCTATTATCTTGACCACACAGATGAGATTTACAGGGACACTCCCTTAGAAAAAAAACAGGAGAGACACAGAATTGTCTGTGACTTCATTGCAGGAATGACAGATAGATTTGCCCTCTCAACCTATGAACGGCTATTTCTTCCCAGGGGATGGGCAGTTTATTGA
- a CDS encoding ferredoxin, translating to MTPVVDLDLCIGCGSCVELCPEVFELRDDKAWVIGPDKCNTCNCQEAADICPTQAIKLE from the coding sequence ATGACTCCAGTAGTTGACTTGGATCTTTGCATTGGCTGTGGTTCCTGTGTGGAACTCTGTCCTGAGGTCTTTGAACTGAGAGATGATAAGGCCTGGGTAATAGGTCCTGATAAATGTAACACCTGCAACTGTCAGGAAGCTGCTGATATCTGTCCCACTCAGGCAATTAAGTTAGAGTGA
- a CDS encoding EamA family transporter: MWFYQSLITLLLWGLWGFFAKIASNYISAQSVYLWGSAGALIVTLLSLIIGFRFETSTPGIIYGLLAGLTGGGGVIFFYYALKEGKASLVVTMTALYPLVTIMLSYLILKEDITLRQAIGMLFALIAMVLMAG, encoded by the coding sequence ATGTGGTTCTATCAATCTCTAATTACACTTTTACTCTGGGGTCTCTGGGGTTTTTTTGCAAAGATTGCCTCCAACTATATATCTGCCCAGTCAGTTTATCTCTGGGGAAGTGCTGGAGCATTAATAGTTACCCTGCTTTCATTAATTATAGGTTTCCGTTTTGAGACCAGTACCCCTGGCATAATATACGGTCTGCTTGCCGGTCTAACAGGTGGAGGAGGAGTAATATTCTTCTATTATGCACTGAAAGAGGGAAAAGCATCACTTGTAGTAACAATGACAGCACTCTATCCTCTGGTCACAATTATGCTTAGTTATCTTATTCTTAAAGAGGACATCACTTTAAGACAGGCAATAGGCATGCTCTTTGCGCTGATTGCAATGGTCCTGATGGCAGGTTAA
- a CDS encoding SurA N-terminal domain-containing protein, translating to MLKFMRKHAKFFYFFFFIIIISFVFFYVGPIDKSQNLVVVKINGDRIYAEEFWRTFENLRRYYSERTQIDEAMEKRLKEEALEALINDRILSRIANEFGIEVSDKEVEDAVVNNPLFMKNGVFSKDLYISILRQNRLTPEIYEQSLRKSLRIAKLRRLIEGAAELEGSLTISGENELARALREAVLFEEKDKLLKSYINGFKNYMKIEKNAEFLKSEGLI from the coding sequence ATGCTTAAATTTATGAGAAAACACGCAAAGTTTTTCTATTTCTTCTTCTTCATTATCATAATCTCTTTTGTCTTCTTCTATGTTGGGCCAATAGATAAGTCTCAGAACCTGGTGGTTGTGAAAATAAACGGAGACAGAATTTACGCTGAAGAATTCTGGAGAACCTTTGAGAATCTCAGGAGATATTATTCAGAGAGAACACAGATTGATGAGGCAATGGAAAAGAGACTCAAAGAAGAGGCACTCGAAGCACTCATAAATGACAGGATACTTTCGAGAATAGCGAATGAATTTGGTATTGAGGTAAGTGACAAAGAGGTAGAGGATGCGGTTGTTAATAACCCTCTTTTCATGAAAAATGGTGTATTCAGCAAGGACCTGTATATCTCAATTCTGAGGCAGAACAGGCTCACTCCTGAAATTTACGAACAATCTCTCAGAAAGTCACTCAGAATAGCAAAACTTAGAAGACTCATTGAGGGTGCTGCTGAACTTGAAGGCTCCCTAACAATATCAGGTGAGAATGAACTTGCAAGGGCATTAAGAGAAGCAGTCCTTTTTGAGGAAAAGGATAAACTTCTTAAATCTTACATAAATGGATTTAAAAACTACATGAAGATAGAAAAGAATGCTGAGTTTTTGAAGAGCGAAGGCTTAATATAA
- a CDS encoding sigma-54 dependent transcriptional regulator — translation MAKVLVVDDEEQQRDIIVTILEDEGINTLGASSVQEALELINKYEPEVVLTDLRLGKMNGIELMEKVLNSKNTESDRLKPSFIILTAYGTISSAVEAVKKGAFDYLTKPIDRDVLLISVRRALERERIVRENIKLKKALSEHFKVEGIVGRAPGFVKAISMAKLVSQTNTTVLITGESGTGKELIAKAIHYNSPRHSKPFVAINCASIPETLIESELFGYEPGAFTGAATRKKGLFEIADEGTLFLDEIGELPLSTQAKLLRALQEKEIWRVGGREPVRIDVRIVAATNRNLEEELKKGRFREDLFYRLRVVTIEMPPLRERREDIPVLVEHFIKKYSKEFRKEIKSIEPSALRRLERYHWPGNVRQLMSVIERAVIMADDIIRLEHIEDELKDFSGRSPYDVDIPPEGLNLEELERALFKKAMERANGVIAKAAKLLGLSYKAFWYRWQNMNNRD, via the coding sequence ATGGCAAAGGTCCTGGTTGTAGATGATGAGGAGCAACAGAGAGATATAATCGTTACAATACTGGAAGATGAGGGAATTAATACACTGGGTGCCTCCTCCGTTCAGGAGGCATTGGAGCTTATAAACAAGTATGAGCCAGAAGTTGTCCTTACAGATCTCAGGCTTGGCAAAATGAACGGAATAGAGCTTATGGAAAAAGTTTTAAATTCCAAGAATACAGAATCTGATCGGCTCAAGCCTTCATTCATCATTCTAACAGCCTACGGAACGATCAGTTCCGCAGTTGAAGCTGTTAAAAAAGGAGCCTTTGATTATCTTACAAAACCCATTGACAGGGACGTGCTTCTGATATCAGTAAGAAGAGCACTTGAGAGGGAAAGAATAGTAAGAGAAAATATTAAATTAAAAAAAGCCCTCTCAGAGCATTTTAAGGTTGAAGGTATAGTGGGAAGAGCTCCAGGTTTTGTAAAGGCCATCTCTATGGCAAAGCTCGTATCTCAAACAAATACTACAGTACTTATCACAGGTGAAAGTGGAACGGGAAAGGAACTTATTGCAAAGGCTATCCATTATAATAGTCCCAGGCATTCAAAACCCTTTGTAGCAATAAACTGTGCCTCAATACCTGAAACACTTATTGAGAGCGAGCTCTTCGGCTATGAGCCTGGTGCTTTCACAGGCGCAGCAACAAGAAAAAAAGGCCTTTTTGAGATTGCAGATGAAGGAACATTATTCCTTGATGAGATTGGAGAGCTTCCACTGAGCACCCAGGCAAAACTCCTGAGAGCACTTCAGGAAAAGGAAATATGGAGAGTAGGAGGAAGGGAACCGGTCAGGATAGATGTAAGGATTGTAGCAGCAACAAACAGGAACCTAGAAGAGGAGCTAAAAAAGGGAAGATTCAGGGAAGATTTATTTTATAGATTAAGGGTTGTAACAATTGAGATGCCACCACTCAGGGAAAGAAGGGAAGATATTCCCGTTCTTGTTGAACATTTCATAAAAAAATATTCAAAGGAATTTCGGAAGGAAATAAAGAGCATAGAACCTTCTGCTTTAAGAAGACTTGAAAGATACCACTGGCCGGGAAATGTGAGACAGCTTATGTCTGTAATAGAAAGGGCAGTTATTATGGCAGATGATATTATAAGGCTTGAACATATAGAGGATGAACTTAAAGATTTTTCTGGCAGAAGCCCCTATGATGTTGATATACCACCTGAGGGTCTTAATCTTGAAGAGCTTGAAAGAGCTCTATTTAAAAAGGCTATGGAACGTGCAAATGGCGTGATTGCTAAGGCCGCAAAGCTCCTCGGTCTTAGCTACAAGGCATTCTGGTATAGATGGCAGAATATGAATAACCGTGATTGA
- a CDS encoding NUDIX hydrolase, translating to MHKNPLPTVDVIIEYRGGIVLIKRKNEPRGWAIPGGFVDYGETLEAAAVREAKEETNLDVELIRQFHTYSDPGRDPRRHTISTVFIARGYGELRPGDDAEDAGIFTENDLPEPIVFDHREILNDYFSKRY from the coding sequence ATGCATAAAAATCCCTTACCAACAGTTGATGTAATTATTGAATACAGAGGCGGAATAGTGCTTATAAAAAGGAAAAACGAACCCAGGGGATGGGCGATACCGGGAGGATTCGTTGATTACGGCGAAACCCTTGAGGCTGCTGCAGTTAGAGAGGCAAAAGAAGAGACCAACCTTGATGTAGAGCTTATAAGACAGTTTCATACCTATTCTGATCCCGGGCGTGATCCAAGGAGACATACCATTTCCACAGTCTTTATCGCAAGGGGATACGGTGAACTCAGACCTGGTGACGATGCTGAGGACGCTGGAATCTTTACAGAGAATGATCTTCCTGAACCTATAGTCTTTGATCACAGAGAGATATTGAATGATTATTTTTCAAAGCGGTACTGA
- a CDS encoding histidine triad nucleotide-binding protein, whose protein sequence is MDCVFCKIAEKKLPSKILYEDAFALAFEDINPQAPVHVLVVPRKHISTVLELKEEDRELIGHLFLVANNIADQKGIAERGFRLVMNCNRDAGQTVFHIHLHVLGGRSMHWPPG, encoded by the coding sequence ATGGACTGTGTGTTCTGTAAGATAGCTGAAAAGAAACTTCCCTCAAAAATCCTTTATGAAGATGCTTTCGCCCTTGCCTTTGAGGATATAAATCCACAGGCACCTGTACATGTACTTGTTGTTCCGAGAAAGCATATATCCACCGTGCTTGAATTAAAGGAAGAAGATAGAGAGCTTATAGGGCATCTCTTTCTTGTTGCAAACAACATAGCTGATCAGAAGGGTATTGCTGAAAGAGGATTTAGACTTGTAATGAACTGTAACAGGGATGCAGGACAGACCGTTTTTCATATTCACCTTCACGTCCTTGGTGGAAGATCTATGCACTGGCCACCAGGATAA
- the mqnB gene encoding futalosine hydrolase, whose protein sequence is MSKIIAIIASVEFELSLIQTHLGVGGFRFHEPVKKGEVILYLSGIGMVNAAIAATRVIDSYSPSLIISTGICGAYRESGLNIGDIALAEKEIYGDTGVIGGRDFQDLKALGLPVIKISSSNIEIFNEIPIRNSHKHKIYEICKELSLNLQCGSFVTVSGITGNPEIAEKMHKRWNAICENMEGAAVAHAALINNIDFMEIRGVSNIAGERDKSRWNPELASKNCQGVLMEFIKWYLNSNF, encoded by the coding sequence TTGAGCAAGATTATAGCCATAATAGCATCTGTTGAATTTGAGCTCTCCTTGATCCAAACTCATCTGGGAGTAGGAGGATTTCGATTCCATGAGCCGGTAAAAAAGGGGGAGGTCATACTCTATCTTTCAGGAATAGGAATGGTTAATGCAGCCATAGCAGCTACAAGAGTCATAGACTCCTATTCTCCATCACTGATTATTTCAACCGGTATATGTGGTGCCTACAGAGAATCAGGTCTTAATATAGGAGACATCGCGCTGGCAGAAAAAGAGATCTATGGTGATACAGGTGTAATAGGTGGCAGGGATTTTCAGGATTTAAAGGCACTCGGGTTACCAGTTATAAAAATTTCATCATCCAATATTGAAATATTTAATGAGATACCCATCAGGAATTCTCATAAACATAAGATATACGAAATCTGCAAAGAGCTTTCCCTTAATCTTCAATGTGGCAGTTTTGTTACCGTCTCTGGAATTACCGGCAATCCCGAAATTGCAGAGAAAATGCATAAGAGGTGGAATGCTATATGTGAAAATATGGAAGGTGCTGCTGTTGCCCATGCTGCATTAATAAATAATATTGATTTTATGGAGATAAGGGGTGTCAGTAATATTGCTGGAGAAAGAGATAAGAGCAGATGGAACCCTGAGCTCGCTTCAAAGAACTGTCAGGGTGTTCTTATGGAATTTATTAAGTGGTATCTGAACTCTAACTTTTAA
- the hisI gene encoding phosphoribosyl-AMP cyclohydrolase — protein sequence MIEGLKYDEKGLIPAIIQDINTGEVLMMAYMNENSLRMTIETGYTHFWSRSRQKYWKKGETSGNVQEVKEILVDCDADTLLIKVIQHGPGACHTGHRTCFYRNIKGEEVER from the coding sequence ATGATTGAGGGTTTAAAATATGATGAGAAGGGTTTGATACCTGCTATAATCCAGGACATAAACACTGGAGAGGTTCTCATGATGGCTTACATGAATGAAAATTCTCTGAGAATGACCATCGAGACGGGATATACCCATTTCTGGTCAAGGTCCAGGCAGAAGTACTGGAAAAAGGGTGAAACATCGGGAAATGTTCAGGAGGTTAAGGAGATACTTGTGGATTGTGATGCCGATACCCTACTTATTAAGGTGATCCAGCATGGTCCTGGAGCCTGCCATACAGGTCACAGGACCTGTTTCTATAGAAACATAAAAGGAGAGGAGGTGGAGAGGTAA
- the hfq gene encoding RNA chaperone Hfq: MSKSQNYQDAYLNQLRKEKIPVTVFLTNGVRLKGIIKGFDNFVIMIKESNTMMIYKHAVSTIVPEREIEFTAQEDA; encoded by the coding sequence ATGTCTAAATCACAAAATTACCAGGATGCCTATCTTAATCAGCTGAGAAAGGAGAAGATTCCTGTTACTGTCTTTCTCACAAACGGTGTAAGGCTAAAGGGAATAATAAAAGGATTTGATAATTTTGTAATTATGATAAAAGAATCAAACACCATGATGATTTACAAGCACGCTGTTTCCACAATAGTGCCCGAAAGGGAGATTGAATTCACAGCTCAAGAGGATGCATAA
- a CDS encoding ASKHA domain-containing protein, whose translation MNLQLTSGENIHLKGGQSILDALRDAEIYLVASCGGKGTCGKCRVRIVDGSYKAKGYGKLTSQERQKGFVLACQTFALSDLIIEIPEDSKLTVGDKIAISRGRDLFELLLSLGGDISPLVKYIDLNLPPPTITDNIADLERLRRALRLRGLEDLRFSNKFLRELAKELRKNSWSIRINYTECIGCSSLKDRGYLEALFISPQIDEPRYGIAVDIGTTTIVVYLVNLDHGGIIDVASTYNSQIRFGDDVITRIIYATEKNGLEELRQTVVEDINTLTDSMARRQSIDTADILVASIAGNTTMSHIFWGLDPGPIREEPYIPSVNSFPVWRAGTAGLNINSQAPVYTLPCVASYVGGDIVAGVLASKMHRSPEISLFMDIGTNGEIVVGNNEWLMTAACSAGPCFEGSGIKSGMRATKGAIEQIRFNPETLEPEFSVIGNGKPIGICGSGMIDAISGMFLNGLIDQKGRFVKERSKRIREGEDGPEYVFYEEIRGDTKFSVVLTEPDIENIIRAKAAIYAGVSLLLKEAGLDIDSIQRVYIAGGFGNYLNPQKAIILGMLPDLPVERFTFLGNTSIAGAYLCLLSERMRKEAEEISQKMTYMELSVLRSFMDEYLSALFLPHTDLERFPSVAREISSIRAGR comes from the coding sequence ATGAATCTCCAGCTTACAAGCGGTGAGAATATTCACCTCAAAGGGGGGCAGAGCATTCTCGATGCTCTCAGGGATGCTGAGATTTATCTTGTTGCTTCCTGTGGTGGCAAAGGTACCTGCGGAAAATGCAGAGTAAGGATTGTTGATGGCTCCTATAAGGCAAAGGGTTATGGGAAACTCACTTCTCAGGAAAGACAAAAGGGATTTGTTCTTGCCTGCCAGACTTTTGCCCTTTCTGATCTTATAATTGAGATACCTGAAGATTCGAAGCTCACCGTAGGAGATAAGATTGCCATATCAAGAGGAAGGGATCTTTTTGAATTACTTCTTTCCCTTGGTGGTGATATCTCTCCCCTGGTTAAATATATTGACCTCAATCTGCCACCACCAACAATAACAGACAATATTGCTGACCTTGAGAGATTGAGAAGGGCTTTAAGACTCAGGGGACTGGAGGACCTTAGATTCTCAAATAAGTTCCTGAGGGAGCTTGCTAAGGAATTGAGAAAGAACAGCTGGAGTATAAGGATTAATTATACAGAATGTATTGGATGCAGCTCTCTGAAAGACAGAGGTTATCTTGAAGCCCTCTTTATATCACCGCAGATAGATGAGCCCAGGTATGGCATTGCAGTTGATATAGGCACAACCACGATAGTTGTTTATCTTGTAAATCTTGACCATGGCGGGATAATTGATGTGGCATCAACATATAACTCCCAGATAAGATTCGGTGATGATGTTATTACAAGGATAATATATGCAACAGAAAAAAACGGGCTTGAAGAACTGAGACAGACTGTGGTGGAGGACATTAATACTTTGACAGATTCTATGGCAAGGAGGCAATCCATTGATACAGCCGATATTCTTGTGGCGAGCATAGCCGGCAATACAACCATGAGCCATATTTTCTGGGGTTTGGATCCAGGGCCTATAAGGGAAGAGCCCTATATACCCTCAGTTAACTCCTTTCCTGTATGGAGGGCTGGAACAGCTGGCCTCAATATAAACAGCCAGGCACCTGTATACACCCTTCCCTGTGTAGCCAGCTATGTTGGCGGAGATATTGTAGCAGGTGTTCTTGCTTCAAAGATGCACAGAAGCCCAGAGATATCTCTTTTTATGGATATAGGCACAAATGGAGAAATAGTTGTTGGCAATAATGAATGGCTTATGACAGCAGCCTGTTCTGCAGGTCCCTGTTTCGAGGGTAGCGGGATAAAATCAGGAATGAGGGCAACAAAAGGTGCAATAGAGCAGATAAGATTCAATCCTGAGACCCTTGAGCCGGAATTTTCAGTGATCGGAAACGGCAAACCCATAGGCATATGCGGTTCAGGAATGATAGATGCGATCTCGGGAATGTTTCTTAATGGTTTAATAGACCAGAAGGGAAGATTTGTGAAGGAGAGATCAAAAAGGATAAGAGAAGGAGAGGATGGTCCTGAGTACGTATTTTATGAAGAAATAAGAGGTGATACAAAATTCAGTGTTGTTCTTACTGAACCTGATATTGAAAATATCATTAGAGCAAAGGCTGCAATATATGCAGGTGTCTCTCTTTTATTAAAGGAAGCGGGTCTTGACATTGATTCAATTCAGAGAGTATATATAGCCGGTGGTTTTGGAAATTACCTTAACCCCCAGAAGGCTATTATCTTGGGAATGCTGCCTGACCTTCCCGTTGAGAGATTCACCTTTCTTGGAAACACCTCTATTGCAGGAGCCTATCTCTGCTTGCTGTCAGAAAGAATGAGGAAGGAGGCTGAGGAGATCAGCCAGAAAATGACCTATATGGAACTTAGTGTTTTAAGGAGCTTTATGGATGAGTATCTTTCAGCACTTTTTTTGCCCCATACAGATCTTGAAAGATTTCCTTCTGTAGCAAGGGAGATTTCAAGTATCAGGGCTGGGAGATAA
- a CDS encoding AAA family ATPase: protein MSFVIAFAGKGGTGKTTLCGLTIRFILERRRGPVLAVDADSNSCLNETLGVEVHTTVGRLREESLQKVRTGDERPGGMSMEQLFDYMIQQCLIEAKGFDLLVMGRPEGPGCYCAANNIIRKYTDRLSEHYPYVVIDNEAGMEHLSRRTTHNVDILFIVSDATKKGILTAKRINELVDELNLDVRSRYLIINRVSEDPDSLISLAREFNLNIAGWLPDDPLVQEYDLKGTPVIQLPEDSGILKKFYGILERLI from the coding sequence ATGTCATTTGTAATAGCCTTTGCGGGAAAGGGCGGTACAGGAAAGACTACCCTGTGCGGTTTGACCATAAGGTTTATTCTTGAACGAAGAAGAGGTCCGGTGCTTGCTGTTGATGCTGACAGTAACTCCTGTCTAAACGAGACACTGGGCGTAGAGGTTCATACAACGGTTGGAAGACTGAGAGAGGAATCTCTACAGAAAGTAAGAACCGGTGATGAAAGGCCTGGCGGGATGAGCATGGAACAGCTCTTTGATTACATGATCCAGCAGTGTCTTATTGAGGCTAAGGGTTTTGACCTTCTTGTCATGGGAAGACCTGAGGGCCCGGGTTGCTACTGCGCTGCAAATAATATTATAAGAAAATATACCGACAGACTTTCTGAACATTATCCCTATGTGGTTATTGATAATGAGGCTGGTATGGAGCATCTATCAAGGAGAACAACACATAATGTGGATATCCTTTTTATTGTGAGTGATGCAACCAAAAAGGGTATCCTTACGGCAAAGAGGATTAATGAACTTGTAGATGAGCTCAATCTTGATGTAAGGTCAAGGTATTTAATCATAAACAGGGTCTCAGAAGACCCTGATTCTTTAATAAGCCTTGCAAGAGAATTTAATTTAAATATTGCAGGATGGCTACCTGATGATCCCCTTGTTCAGGAATATGACCTAAAAGGAACACCTGTTATCCAGTTACCTGAAGACTCCGGAATTCTGAAAAAATTTTATGGAATACTGGAAAGACTGATTTAA